The sequence GGAGAGGAAAATGTGAAGGTGATAGGGTATGGACCAGGTGGACTTAACTTTTACAGACCCACAGATGTAAAAGTCTTCAATGATAAAGTATTTATCCTTGATTCACTCCACTTTAGAGTCGTTGAACTTGATGAAAACTTTAATTTTATAAGGGGTTTTGGCGGATTTGGGGATTCCATATCTTCCTTTGTTTCTCCAAATTCAATATGTATTGACTCTGAAGGTTTAATCTATGTATGTGATACTGAATCAGGAAAGATTAAGATATTCAAGGAGAACGGGGAGTTTGCTGGCTGGTTTATATCCTTTGAAGGTATGAAACCCACCGCATGTGCCATAGATGAAAATCAAAAACTCTGGGTTTTAGATAAAACCGATGGGACGATAAAGGTTTTTTCTCTATATGGGGATTTCAAGAAGAAGATTGGAAAAGAGGGAGAGGGTAAAAAACAGTTTAAAAATCCAAATGACATTATTATAAAAGATGAGAAGGTCTTTATACTTGATTCTGGAAACTTAAGAGTTCAGGTTCTTTCAACCTCTGGTGAGTATCTCTATGATTTTAAGTTGGATTACTATCCAACCCACTTTACCTTTGATAAAGACGGGAATATATGGATTACTGGAAGAGAGAGTGGGAAGGTTGAAGTCTTTTCTCCTCAAGGGAAACATTTAAAAAATATTGGTGATAGATGGGACTCCCCCTCTGGAGTTTGTCCATTTAAAGGGGCAATGCTTCTTGCATCTTTTGAGGGTGATGTGGTAAATCTTATAAGTTATGATGGAAAGGTAATTAAAACCATAGGAGAGGAATCAAACTCACCAACCTATTTTCCTCAAAGCATAGCTTTATTATCAGATGGGAGTATTGTTGTTGCAAATTCAGGAACTTCATCCATATCCCTATTTGATAAGGATGGGAATTTTGTAAGAAAAATCTCTGAGTATGGACGGGCACCGGGAAAACTTCAGTATCCTCTTGGAGTTTGTGTGAACAAAGATGATGAGATAGTGGTTTTAGATACTGGAAGTCATGTGGTTGAGGTTTATGATAGAGAGGGAAAGTTTCTTAAAACATTTGGGAGATATGGTGGTGGCAAAGGTAGGTTTATTTATCCTCTTTCCATTGCAACAGACTCCGATAATTTATATTATGTAACAGATTCAACATGCAGGGTTCAGGTCTTTGATAAAGATGGAAAGTTCCTTTACCAGTTTGGGGGTATTGGTTCAGGGGAAGGGAAGTTTACAAAGAAGGGAGATTTTGAAAGCGAAAAATTTGGAATAACAGGTATTGGTCCAAGAGGGATTGCAGTGAGCGATGAGATGAATATGGTTTTTATATGTGATACTGCAGGGGACAGGGTGGAGGTATTTACAAAGAAGGGAGAGTTTTTAAGGGCTTTTGGTGAAGGAATTTTAAAAAATCCAGTTTCCGTTGCATTAATTCCCTCTAAGGAGATAGCAGTGCTTAATGAAGGTGGAAGAATAGATTTCTTTAACACGGAAGGTGAATACACAAGATCCATTGGAGAAAGTGGTGGACCAATGAGTAATTTCAATGAAGATGAATTCAGTAAAGATTTTTATAAGAAAGATACCTTAAAATTCCTTAAGCCAGGTGGAATATTTTACAATGATGGAAGACTCTTTGTTGCTGACACCTTTAACCACAGAATTCAGATAATAACCCTTGATCAATTGAAGGTTTCACCAGACAGGTTTGAATTTGGAGAGGTGAATAGAGGAGAGAAGATAGAATTTGAGTTTGATGTTGAGGGAAAAAAGGGAAGAATTGAAACGAAAGAATTTATCTCCCTTTCAAAGTATGAATTTGATGGGAAGGAGAGAATAAAGGGAGTAATAGATACATCAAATCTTATTGAAGGTAAAACATATAATGAAAAAATAAAGATCTTCTCATTATCAGGTTATAATGAAATCCTAATTACCTTTTCAATAAAGAAGGATACCACTCCACCAGAGCTTAAATTTTCGATACCAGATGGATTTGTAACGAACAAAAAGAATATAAAAGTGGAAGGAGAGACAGAAAAAGGGGCGAAGGTATTTTTTGAGGGGAAAGAAATAGAGGTGGATAGAGATGGCAATTTTACCATTTACATAAAACTTAAAGAGGGTATGAATGTCTTTGAGATAAAGGCAGTGGATGAATCTGGAAATGAGAATAAGGTATTTCTTTCAATAGTATGTGATTTAACTCCACCAAATCTCTGGGT is a genomic window of Caldisericia bacterium containing:
- a CDS encoding 6-bladed beta-propeller; this encodes MRKFVILTIIVLIISVIPTLHLSGEENVKVIGYGPGGLNFYRPTDVKVFNDKVFILDSLHFRVVELDENFNFIRGFGGFGDSISSFVSPNSICIDSEGLIYVCDTESGKIKIFKENGEFAGWFISFEGMKPTACAIDENQKLWVLDKTDGTIKVFSLYGDFKKKIGKEGEGKKQFKNPNDIIIKDEKVFILDSGNLRVQVLSTSGEYLYDFKLDYYPTHFTFDKDGNIWITGRESGKVEVFSPQGKHLKNIGDRWDSPSGVCPFKGAMLLASFEGDVVNLISYDGKVIKTIGEESNSPTYFPQSIALLSDGSIVVANSGTSSISLFDKDGNFVRKISEYGRAPGKLQYPLGVCVNKDDEIVVLDTGSHVVEVYDREGKFLKTFGRYGGGKGRFIYPLSIATDSDNLYYVTDSTCRVQVFDKDGKFLYQFGGIGSGEGKFTKKGDFESEKFGITGIGPRGIAVSDEMNMVFICDTAGDRVEVFTKKGEFLRAFGEGILKNPVSVALIPSKEIAVLNEGGRIDFFNTEGEYTRSIGESGGPMSNFNEDEFSKDFYKKDTLKFLKPGGIFYNDGRLFVADTFNHRIQIITLDQLKVSPDRFEFGEVNRGEKIEFEFDVEGKKGRIETKEFISLSKYEFDGKERIKGVIDTSNLIEGKTYNEKIKIFSLSGYNEILITFSIKKDTTPPELKFSIPDGFVTNKKNIKVEGETEKGAKVFFEGKEIEVDRDGNFTIYIKLKEGMNVFEIKAVDESGNENKVFLSIVCDLTPPNLWVNLPLKYKVVDSRIKISGEVEKGSSLFVNGKKIEISKEGKFLVEVPLNFGYNRIEFKAVDKAGNENIVKRVVYRVERKEIILWIGRKEAEVNGETFKMDVSPFIKNGRTYVPVRFITESLGAYVFWDQRDKRVTFQLYDTVVEMWVGKVRYFVNNIPQTMDSPPILVPPGRVMIPIRFVSEGLGSEVLWDGREKKVTIIYPKNG